ACTTCCTCATGCCGCCAAGTGACGCCCTCGTCGTTCGAGTAGAACACATCGACCTCGGGTTTCCGTTCGCGCCCAACCGGAATCATCAGTCCCTTCTGGGGATGCACGACCATGCGTGGCCCAAAATTGCCCCCCACGGTGGTGCCGGTCTGCTTCTGAGTCAGCGCCCCGGGGATCAACTCCCAGGTGAGCCCTTCGTCGGCCGACCGGTAGAGGCCGTATGCCGTGGCAAAAAACACCTTGTTGCTGAGAACCCCGAAGCAGTTCCCGAACTTCAGCACCAGGGGCGTTTGGTTTATTCCGAACTGGCGCATGTCGGCCGGGGCCGACCAGGTTGTGCCTCCATCGGTCGAGCGGACCATGACGGCCTCGCTGCTGTCAGCGTCGTGCATCGGCCCTGAGCCATGATGCTTCAACGTCTGGTGATAAGCGCAAATCAGCGTTTTGCCGATTTTGATTCCGACCGGCCAGCCGAGATGGTGATTCGCCCCCTTGAGAAATCGGCCTTCGGGCAGCGCCAGCGGCCGGATGGACTGGACGCCCGCTGCCTCCAACTCCAGCAGGCGCCGCTGTTCTTCCGGGTGAATGATCAAGGTCTCCCGCACCGGCGGCTGATCCATCCAGGCAGCATCAACCGCCCCGCGCACGGCTCCAAGGCTACCCGTGAGCATGACGGCAACGGCGACAGCGAGTTTTCGTGGGTTCATGGACTCCCCTTCCCCCGCATCCACAGCGGACCGACCTCGGCGGAGGTCAACGGTTTGATTTTGGATAATTCGGCTTCCTCGGACCAGCCTGCGGGCAGCGGCTTTTCAATGAATCCGGATTGGGAGGGTTCGTAGCCGTTGGTACCGCCCAAAAGGATGTTGCCGGAGAAAATACTCGGCGCGCGGCTCAGGCGGGGCACGCCGGGATCTGAGTCGCTGTGTTCAAGCATTCCTGTCACCGAATGACCGCCTTGCGCACGAACAAAACGGTTCCCTGTGATGGTGCAGCATTCCGGCAGCAGAATCGTCTGCTTCTTCGGCCACCCCACCTTGTAGCGGGTCCCAAAATCGAGGTCCGGCCCCTTTACCCCCACGAGCAGGTTGCTTTCAATGATGACCCGTTTGACCTGCGCATAAAACGGGATCGGGCCATTCGTCGTGCCCGGTTTGCCCAGGGCGGTCGGTAACACGAAGGGTTCGTGCTTCCCGGTGAGGTCTCGTTCCATGTACTCCCCGCAGGCGACCATGAGGCCCTCGGCGCAATCGGCGACGACGTTGCGGCGGATGACGTGACCTTCCCCCACGAGGCGGATCGCGCAGGTTGATGACGCCCCGGCTTTCAAGGATGGTGTTGCGGACGATACGGTTGCGGCTGGATTTGATCACCAGCAATTGGTCCTCCCCATTGGCGTGATCGAACAGGTTGCCCTCGATGGTGAAGAAGGAGCCATCCTCATCGGTCTCATCGGGGCCAAAGATGTTGAAGATGGGATTGAGTTGCCGCAGGACGGGTGAAAAGTCAATGTCCTTGAAGAGACAGGCGCACACCGTGTTCGAGCGCCCCCGGTACCCATCGTTGTGAACGACGGTGCCTGCGTTGTTCTTCCCCGTGAAATAGCAGTTGGTGACCAGGTTCTCGGGTCCTTGGAACCAGAGCCAACGACTTTCCGTAGTCGGCTTCCCCGGCTTGAGGCCCACGAAGGCGCAGTTCTGGAGAACTCCGTTATGGGAGCGCAAGGTCACCACGCTGTTCTTCTCATGGGGTCCCGAGAACACGAAGCCGTCGAGCGTCACGTACGGCGCCGTCAGGTGTACGCCGCATTCGCCGGTAAAGCGCACCTTGCCGGGCGTTTGGGCGCGAAGGACCACCGCGTTCTTCGCGTCGCCCCCCCGCTTGACGTAGATGACGACGTCTTTCCAAGTGCCGTCTTTGAGCACGAAGACATCGCCGGGTTGGGCGTCATCGAGTTTGGAAAGCTCCTTGGGGGTTTCGATGAGGGTGTTCCCGACGGTGGAACGCGCAGCCGCTTCAAGGAGTAGGGCGCCTGACATGAATGCGGCCACGGCAAATGGAAACAGGCACACCCGCGCAGCCCGCCGGAAAGCAAGGCGAGTGGACGCGTGGTTCAGGGTGCGTGAGACAGGTGGGTTGGGAAACATGGAGGTGCCTCGGATTGATCGATTTGCTTTTTGGCACATCTGATGCCTTCCCTTGTCGCGTTGCGGTAATTACCAAACGTCGTTAGGGCTAGCGGGTGCTCCCTCCGCTTTGTTGGTTGATCGCGGTGTTCAGCACCACGTTCCGCAGCCAATCCTTTACGGCGGGGTATTCGCTCTCGGGGAAGGCATGGCCGATCGCTTTCATTTCGTGCATGACAAATTTCACCCCCGCGTCCTTGTTGGTTTGCGTAATCCCCTGGATTCTCTCCGGGCTATTGCTTTTCGTGCCGTAGGCCGCCAGTACGGGGTGATAGTCATATAAACGTTTGTTTAACGGTGACGTCCATTAGGGTTCGTTGTCGAAGGAAAGCGCCGAGCATTTTCCCCGTGTGACCCGGAAACCGAACCGAATACGAACCATGAAAAATAAAGACAAAAAGACCAAACCGCTTGGAATAAAAGACCTCTATGCCGCCGTGGATTTGCACGGTGACAATGGATATTACTGCGTGATCAATGACCGGGACGAATGCGTCTTTGAGCAACGTCTGCCCAATGATCTACCCAAGGTGCTCAAAGCCCTGGAACCCTATCGGGAACGCCTGGCCAAAGGGATCGCCGTCGAGTCCACCTTCAACTGGTACTGGCTGGTGGACGGACTGCAGGCGCACCAGTACACCGTGCAGTTGGTGAACACCACCCAGGTGCAGACCTATAGCGGGCTCAAATCCGCCGATGATCAAAGTGACGCCTTTTGGCTGGCGCATTTGCAACGCCTGGGGATCCTGCCCACGGGGTATATTTACCCGCTGGCCCAACGTGGCGCGCGCGATCTGCTGCGGCGCCGGATGCTGCTGGTGCAACAACGCACCGCCCAGCTGTTGAGTTTCAAATGCCTGATTGAGCGGCAAACGGGCCGGATGATTTCCGGCAACCAAGTCAAGGCGCTGGAACCGGAGGAGGTGGGCCAATGGGTGGCGGGCGTCGAAGTGGAACTGATGGGGCAAACCAGTTTGCGGATGATTGAGTTTATCGGGACGCAGATTCGCAGCCTGGAAAAAGCGGCGCAGGCCAAAATTAAACTGCTGCCCGACTACGACCGGCTGAAACAAATTCCGGGGATTGGCGAAATCTTGAATCTGGTGATCATGCTGGAGACCGGGCCAATCACCCGCTTTGCCGGGGCGGGCCAATACGTGTCCTATTGCCGGGGGGCGAAATCCGAGAAACTCTCCAACGGCCGCAAGAAGGGGGAGAACAACCGCAAATGCGGCAACAAGTATCTGGCGTGGGCGTGGATGGAGGCGGCGAATTTCGCGCTCCGTTACAGCCCGGAAATCAAGCAGTGGTACCAACGAAAACTGGCGCGGTGCGGCAAAGTCGTGGTGGCCCGCAAAGCGTTGGCAGCCAAGCTGGCCAAAGCGGCGTACTACATGCTCAAAAACCAGGAGGCGTTTAAACTGGAAAAACTCTTGGGCTGAATTTTGGGTTGCGGCTGGAAACCAGCTAAGGGGTTGGTAACCAAACCAGTGGTTTGATTGGAAACCGGCCGCAACCTGTCCTTTAAAAACGGCGCGAACGAGGCCGGCATAATTTTACCGTGTTGCCCAGTCCAGGAGTCCCTATCAGGGTGAACGCTCGGCGGCGGCAACGCGGCCAGCGAGTCACGCGTTTGAATGAACCTAATGAACCTGGACTGGTACGAACGATTTTCTGGCCTTGCGCAAGCGAGGTGGGGGCGGCTCGGGTTGGCGGGGCAGGGAGCGGCGCTAGATCCAGATGAATGACCGACAAGACGGTTGACGGCCCCGGGAGTTACGGGCGGTTGATCGTTGGAACCAGGACCGAGAAACGAACGGCGTAACCATGGATATGAACGGGCCAGTGCAAGCGCAGAGTGAGTCAAAAAAGAAAACTTTTGATCGCGGAAGAATTTTGCTTGTTGACAATAAACCTTTAATGAATGCCCCTTAAGCAGTGCGAGCAGGTCTGGCTTCAGTAATTGCGCACCGCTTTCCACAAAAATGAAAGCCGAGAATCGCTTCAGCACTTCCCCATCAGACTGCACGATCATCCGGGCCGTGGCATACGACCCATTGGAAAATCCGCCCAGCACACTGTGGGTCGGTTCAGTATTCGGCACGAACTGGCCCAACTTGTCGAGCATCTGCTTGTGTAGCGACCACATATATCTGCAATCGGCATCGGTTAGGCCCAGCGTCGTCGGGGCGTTGCCTTCGGCTTTGTATTTGAACAGCGGCAGGTCCACGCAGATGAAATCCCTGTCCGCGACCAGCTTCCGGGCGGTATCGGGATTGTTGCCGTTGCCGCCGCTGCCGCCTTTGAGAAAGATCAACAGCGGAAATCTTGCCCTGGCATTGTAGTTGGTGGGCAGGAAGACCGTCATGGAAGGCCTTGCGGTGTTCTTGGAGTCAAGCAGGCGGGCCATGGTAGGCGGCATTTCCGGAAATTCTACCGTGAAGCTTTTGCCGGGTGCCACCTGCGGAGCACGCGGTTGAGCCATTGCCGCCACGGCACCCGAAGCCACCAGGAGGGCGGTGAGTAAAAAAACGGCAACTTTATTCATGTTCATCTTGTTTCTATTGTTTATAAGCGGGTGGCAAATAAAATTCAATCTGGTAAAATTGGAAAAACAGTTCCTGGTTTGTGGTTCCTATAGCATTTTCATAAACTGCGTAGCCGCACGACGTCAGTCGGCGCTGATATTTCAAAGGCAAATACTGTGCGAAATATTGATTTTCTCGGCTACGTCATTATTTAAATCGCGCTAGCGTATCGAGTGGCGGGGGTGGCGGAAGGACGGAACAACAACTAAAACTGACCGTTGCCGGTCGGCGTGTTGAAAAAGCAAAGTCTTATCAATTTCTGCACCGTCTCACCCCGTAGGAAACGGGGTGCCAGACGGATGGGCTTTTCCGGTGCGGGCACGGAGCGCGCCAATATGGGCTTAAGGGCCAGGCCCGCTGGTGTATTTACGCGCTTTGGCCTTAAAATTGGCCGCCCACCGCTTCGCGGACTCCGGGTGCCACCGACGTCCCCAGTTTTCAATCCCAACCGCCGCCATTTCGCTCGCCAAAACTGCCGTCTCCCGCTCCCCAAAAAATTACGTGCGGTTTGGGGGTAACTTATCCAATTGACTTTCAACCAGGTAGTTCATATAAGAGCCTCATTCAGTTGGTGCAGGTAAAGTAATGCTTGGCCTGAGTCTGAATGTGCCCGTGGGTGGGAATAAAAAGTGTGCGTGGCAGGATGGTCACTTGAAGAATGAAATATCGCTGTTCCAACGGTCATCTGTTTCACAGCTTTGAAATACCGCAGAAGTGTCCCAAACACGGCTGCGACAGCCGCAGTATTCGCCCGGATGGCACCGATCCTCTGCGGTCGCCGACTCCGAAGCCGGTGGCGGAAGGCAACGCTTGGACACGGATGCTCGCGGGGGCGTTGATCATTTTAACCCTGACGGGCGCGGGGTTCGGTTATCTGCTTAAAAACCAATCGCGCAAAAACACCCAGTTGGAGCGGGAGTTGAAAGCCGCCCAACAAGAGTGTCTGCCCTTGGAAATCCAGTTAAACGCCCGCAAAGGCAATCCCTCATGAAATACCGGTGCTCCAATGGACACGTTACCGAGGCGGATGCCATGCCGTCCGAGTGTCCCATTTGCGGGAGTAGCGTGTTGCAGGAAACCGGAGGCACCACGCGTCGTTCGGTTTCCGAATGGGATAAAGGCACGCTGATACTCTTTGGGGGCGTGCTCGCCATGCTGGGGATCACCCTTTGCCTCGCCTTGGCCTGGTTTTTAGCGCTGCGCCAGACGGGTCGCCTCCAGGCAAAAATAGAAGCTGCCAGAGCCGCCAAAACGGTGTTGGAAAGTCGGCTTAAGTCGCCATTACCACCCGCCGTGATTAAACCGGTGGACCCCACCCCTGCCACGGACTCGGAGGCGGAACTGCGGGTGGCGTGGAACGATGCGCGCAGGGATTTTAATCGCGAGATTGAAAGTCTGGGCGACCAACAAAAACTTTTGGAAAAATATTGCGCTTCCGAGTTTAAAGCGTTGACGGCGGCAGCGGAGAGCGAGGCCGTCAGGTTTGATTTTAAACGGGGACGTGTGCCGTATGACACCTTGCGGGATAATCTCAAACGCATGGTGGCAGACGCCGACAATAATGCCGAGATCAAGCATAACGAATATTTGGGCGCCAAGCTTAGCTATGAGCGGCTGCTGCAAACCATGGATACCGCGGTGCTGGTAAAATACGCCAAATTCCAATGGGAGACGTTGCAGTCCAGCAAACCACCGCTGGAAGATCCGCTGAACTGGGAAGCTGGCCGGGACTTCTATTTGCGCCAGTACACGATCTTGAGCCAGACGTACGAAAGCGTCAAGGGCATGGTCGGGTGGGATGAAAAAGTCCGCCAGGCCAAAGCAGCTTGGCAGAGTGAAAAAGACTCACTGGACCCAAACCTGATGGGCCAGCAGGTGGCGGAGGAATTGCGCCAGCTCATGAATTCAGTTGCCCGGGCGCCCAATGCGCTCAACGAGCAGACGGTGCAATTCTACGAACAAGCGCTGGCCTCACTATTGGCCCTTGAGCGAAAAGCCGCCAAACTGGCGTATGCCGCCGTGCGCCAAGAAACGAATCTTCCATTGCTCGAACGCCACCTGCCTGGTGAATGGCTGGCCTTGCAGCAAAAAGCGGCGGCGAGCGAGGCGGAGCCCGATGCCAAAAAGGGGAGGAACGGTTATTGGGCCTGTGGTCAGGAATTGAAAACCCTGCGCAACCGGGCGGCGGATCGGGCCAGACTGGCTGAGGAAAAGATTCATCAGGATGAAATCGCCCGGCAAGCCGCAGAGCTGGCACGGCGGGCTGAACTTGCCCGGCAAGAGCAACTGGCGAAAGCGGAGGAGCAGAAAAAGGAAATGGCCAGGAAAGCACAGGCTGAATTTTTAGCCCGAAAAAAAACATGGGATGATCTGATCGCAACCAGGGAACCTGGCCTGCTGGAAAAACATGTCGGCCGGGAATGGGATGCGTTAGTGCAGGGGGTTCAACAACACAGTGCTGGCCCGGACTGGCACCAGAACATCCGCCATCTGGAAAATGCCACTGGACAGTACGCTTCCCTGGTGCAAGCAGCGCAGAAATTGAAACGCTTGGACAATCCGGAGTACAAGGGGATCAAGAACTTCATCGAGCAGGAAACCAGAAGAATTCGATCCAATGTGAACCAAGGTAAAAAATATTCAAACAGCGACGCGGACGCTACCCTTAAGATACTTGACGACTACCGGCGGAAAAATGCGGCCACCTTCAATGAATTCCAGAATGAGCTGGCGCAACCGTTTGATGCCCTCAGGAATTTGGTGGATCAGAATCGGATCCTTGGGAATGCCGTCCCGCCCGGTCGCAAAAGACCGGATTTTCAATAATCGATTAAGCGCCATTGGTTGGGAGAACTGTTGCAAGTAATCCGGTGGAAACAAAAAAGGCAACTTCCGGGGAAGTTGCCTTGATGATCGTTCTGTTTAACCGGGATAAAGACTAGAACTCAAAGGTGATTCCAGCGCGGGCAAACAAACCATAACGGGCTTCATTCGCGTAGGTATTATAGGTGTTGCCAGTGCGGGTGAAGGTCGTTTTCCACACATAAAAGTCACGTGTATATTGGTAGCCACCCTCGGCAAAAATGGTCATGCCGTTCCGCAGGACCAAATCGGAATATACCGTTCCCCGGCCAGCCAGCGTTCCCAGGAATTTGTTAAACGTATTGTCGTAAAGTGAGGATTGGGTATTGGCAATGCCAACGCCGCCCAAGATGTCCAAACGGTTCCCCATGCGGAAGACGATTCCATCACCAATTTGAAACCACTTCAGATTATAACCAACCCCTAAATTGATTTGATAGTTATTCGCCTTTTCAGAATAGAAGGTGTCTGCCTTGTCATATTTGTCATATGTAAACCCTACGGCTGTGGTCAGGTTGCCAATGGGGTCGCCGCTGCTGCTTTTCCACCGCAAAAATTTTGGTGGCGACCACCGATATGTCAAAGCCAGTTCATCCACGGTGGTTTTCAGTTGCGAGGTTGCCTCGGTTCCCGTCATTTTACCGTGGCGATAGGAAAAATCCAAAACGCTATTTTCCCAGCTCGGCAGTTTAATACCCACGGTCCCGCCGTACAGATCGCCCTGGCGCTTGCTGCTGAACAGGTCATACACCCCGCCGCCGCGCGGGAGGTAGCTGGACTCCTTGGACGAAAAACTGAAATAATCTCCTGAAATCTTCACGCGCCATGCTGAAGAAGCCAGGGGCGGCAACGCGGCCGGAGCGGTTGGCGCCGGCAGACTGGGTGCATCAGCGGCCCCTGCCATGCCAGCAAACAAGCACACCGAATTAATCACCAATAACGGTTTCAAATAGTTTGTCTTCATACGTTACTTTTTTTTAAGGTTTTTAATTTTGCCATTGTTTTAGGACACAACTGGCACACTAACCATACGCAGGCACTAAATGCAATAAAAAATGACAATTAAATCATGCGCAAGCGCACATGGGACCGCAGTCGTTGTCGTGAGCGCCGACCAGCAATCCAAAGCGCCAGGGACCGCCTCTGCTATGTCCGCTCGATTTCACAATTCTTTTCCAAGCTGCACCGGAGTGCTTTCTTCAAGCGGGGCGCCAGCCGGATGCTGGCGATAATGGGTTCTTTATCCCCCTTGATGGTAATCTCAATTTGCCGGTTCTTTTTCCGTACGATTCGCTCCACCTGATGGATGTTAATGATGGCTCCGCGATGCACCCGCACGAAGTCGGGATACGGCAACTCCATTTCCCAAGCTGCCAGGGATTTTCGGATCATGGCGGTTTTACTTCCTGTCAGCACCGCAAACGAATATTCGCCGTAAGCCTTGACCATGTTGATTTGCTGCACCGGCACCATGTGCGTCCCGTCATTCATGGGCAACGGCACCTTTTGCACCTGGTATGACATTTTGGGGGTTACCGTCGGCTGATGGTTGGCCAGACTGAAAAACTTCGCCAGCGCGTGATCAAACTGCTGCCGGCGCACTGGCTTCAAAAGGTAATCCAACGGGCCATATTCAATCGCCTTGGCCGCGTATTCATCATAGGCCGAGGAGAAAATTATGGCGGTGCCACGCGGCATCCGCGATACCAATTCAAAGCCGAGCCCATCAGGCAATTGCACATCCAAGAACACCAGCTCAAAGCGGTTCTGCTCCAGCCAACGAATGGCCTCGGCCAGGCTGCCCACTTCCACCGGTTCACCCAAGACCGGGTAATGCGCGATCAGGCGCACCAGCGCCGCACGCGCCGCTGCATCATCATCCACAACCAGCACGCGTCTGGACGGCACCACAGCCGTGCCGCTTTTGTCGTCTGCCGACTCACTCATTACCAGCGCGGTCGTTTCGCGAGCCGACTTGGCCGACGACTCTGACGGCGCTGGTGCCCAATCCACCCAAAACTCGCTGCCAACCCCGAGTTTGCTGTTTACGTGGATTTTCCCGCCATTTTTCTCCACCAACATCCTGGCCATCGCCAGCCCCAAACCGTGTCCCGTTATCCCTGCCGAATTATTCGCCCGAAAAAATGGATCAAAGATGTGCGGCAGTTCCTCAACGGATATTCCCCGACCTTGATCGCGCACCAACAACCGGACCTGCGTTCCGACCAGGGTCACCTCGACCTCCACCGGTTGCTTATCCGACGAATACTTCAAGGCATTTGACAAAAGATTGATGAAGGCACTCCGCACTTGAACCGGGTCAGCGAGGATGACGCATTCCGGCACTTCCGCCTTCAGTTTAACGCGTTTTTTCTCGGGCAATTCCTCCACGACTCTGCCGCACAACTGGCTAAGATCCAGCCGGACCGGCTGAAATGGCAGTTTTTGAAACCGGGTTTTGGCAAATACCATAATGTCCCGGATTTGTTGGTCCATGCTCTCCACAGCGCCAATCACCGCTTTGGCATCACCCGCAGAGGCAGCGGTATGATCAGAAAACTCTGCATAGCTCATCACCACCGCCAGCGGGTTGCGTAGATCGTGCATCAAACCGGCGAGGGTTTGCAGCACCTGTTCCTCCCGGTGCTCATTCCGGTGTTGATCCTGTTTGCGTTTGGTGAGTCGCGCCTCAATGGTACTCAATAACGCCACCTTCTCCACCGGCTTGATTAAGTAGTCGTCGGCGCCAATGTTCATGCCTTTCCGCACTTCCTCCGGCTCCGCCAAACCGGTCAAAAAGACGACCGGAATCGCCGCCAGTTGCTCTTCATTCCGCATCGCTTTCAGCACGCCGTAACCGTCTAACTTTGGAATCATAATATCGCAAAGGACCAAGTCCGGCAAATGGTTGCGCGCCAAGCGCAGTCCTTGTTCGCCATCCGCCGCAGTCACGACCTCGTATCCTTCCAAGCGCAAGCGTTTGCTCAGCGCCAGGCGCATGTTATCCTCGTCTTCGATTAGAAGAATTTTATTCATATCACGCCATGTGGCTTTTGCTAAAATCGGCACTACTCATGTCTAATCTCAGTTCAACCGGTGCTTTTATACCACCAAGCCCGGCAAAAACCAGCCCTTTTTGCACGCATTCCCATGCGGCCACGCTGCGTTATTCACACCCCAACTGGCAGTTCAAAATTGCCAGGCTGGCCAGCGTTGCATTTTTCGCAGCGAACGCCGCCGAGGGAAAAATTTGCGACGCAGAAGCGAGCGGTTTTACCCGTAGGCATCACGTTAGCAAAGGTTGGAAGCGAGGTCGTTTTTGAATGATCCACTTGAAGGAAACCCAGCCACGAGTGCGCTCCATCATACGCCGGGAATGAGCGTGGCGCGCGCCTCATCTTTGACAGAAATGTGTGTTTATTGCTCCGTCGCGCTTTGGCGCTCAGGCTGCGTGCGCCGGGATGGCGGCACCAGCCTTCATGGCTTTCTTGAACTGGGGCGCGAGGCGAATGCTGGTGATGATCGGTTGGCGGTCCCCATTGGCGATGATTTGGATTTGTCGGTTCTTGAGCCGCAGAATTTGGTCCACCTGGTGAATGTTGATGATTACCCCGCGATGCACGCGCACAAAATCCGGATACGGCAACTCTTCTTCCCAGTCCCGTAACGTTTTTTGTACGGCCAACGCATTACCGTCCAATTGGACCACCAGCGAGCCGTTTCCACGGGCTCTGACCACGCTAATTTGATGCAATGGCACAGCCTGGACATTATCATGGGCGGGCAAAGCCACCCTGTGTTCCAGGCAGACCGGCCTGGGCGAGACCTTAAACGCTGCGGGGGGCCGCTGACGAAACTTCTCCATTACCCGCTCAAATTGCAGTCGCCGCACCGGTTTGGGCAGGTATTCCAGCGGTGCATATTCCGCAGCTTTGGCGGCATACTCCTCATAGGCGGAAAAAAAGACGAGCGCTGTCCCCGGCGGCAGACTTGGCACCAATTCAAATCCAGAACCATCCGGCAACAGGACATCCAAAATCACCAGATCAAAATGAACGCGTTCCAAACATTGAACCGCCTCCGCCAGACTGCTTGCCTCCACCGGTTCATGCTTTCCCAATGAATAGGCGATCATGTGCCGGATCGCCATCCGCGCCATGGGTTCGTCATCCACGATCAGTACGCGTACGGACCTTGCCGACGGCGGATGGAGGTTTCCCCCCGACAGAGCGCTTGGATGCGTGACCGCCTGGGTTACGTCCGCAACGGCACTCTCCGAACCGATGAGTGGGGCGGGTCCATTCCCTTCAAAATTTTCATCTTTACCTGAAAACGTGCTGCTCATGTCATTACTTCATTTCCGCTGGCTGAACGCCCAACCACCAGTCAGAGCGTCCAGCCCGGATTCCAAACCAGCAGCGCAGCAAGCCAACCTCGTGGTCTTGCTTCCTTCGCCGCGTTGTTTGATTCGGATTCATTTTATATGCGCTGCAAACAGAATGTATTATTCCGCCGGGAGTATCGTGCCACCCGCCCCGGGAACAAAACATTAGTCAATGGGCGTTACCAGTTTAGCTGTGAACGTTCTGTCACCTGCGCGCCTGTGGCAGCCACAGCTAACTCAGAACTTGGCGCGCCCGTTCAGCCTGCCACTCCTCCCGCCCCCCAAGTGATTCCCGGCAGCGTGACCGTTTCCTCCGCCTCCTCAACCACCGGCGAACATGCACCGAGCGTCCATCCGCAGCCAGCGGGTCACGCCTTGGCCGCAGGTTGGCCCAAGACGGTCTTGATTTCCCAGCCGGCGAGTATCATTTGGGTATCGTCGCCAGGGAAAACTCTTTTTAACCACCCTTACGCATCCCGCATCAGGCGTTCCCACTTGGGATTCACCAGATAGTTTTTGCCCAGTGCCGCCTGCAGCGGGTTGGCGGTTTCTCCGCAGTAGCCCAAGTGCAAATGTTTCCAAAAGCCTTCGGCATATTTAAATTTCTGTGAGCGTCGTCCAGCCGTCAGCGCATCGGCTTCCATGAAACGGGTGAACGCGTCCATGCCCTGCGTGGCTTGCAACCAGGTGACCTGGCTTTGGTGCGCGTTCAGCGCGGCGCGTTTAGTCTCCATCACCGATGCGATATTCACATAGCACTGAGGAATCATGGGGCGGCAAAGCTGATCGCACATACCATGTGGCAGGCAATGGTAGAGGGTAACGTCGCCATCATAAGCGGCGCGGGACGGCACGGTGCGCAGATTCGGGATACCGCGTGCGAACGCGGCGGAGACCGCCAACCGGCAGGCATTCGTATGGTCTTCCATGTAATCCTGCGGCGGATGCGTGA
This genomic window from Verrucomicrobiota bacterium contains:
- a CDS encoding response regulator; amino-acid sequence: MNKILLIEDEDNMRLALSKRLRLEGYEVVTAADGEQGLRLARNHLPDLVLCDIMIPKLDGYGVLKAMRNEEQLAAIPVVFLTGLAEPEEVRKGMNIGADDYLIKPVEKVALLSTIEARLTKRKQDQHRNEHREEQVLQTLAGLMHDLRNPLAVVMSYAEFSDHTAASAGDAKAVIGAVESMDQQIRDIMVFAKTRFQKLPFQPVRLDLSQLCGRVVEELPEKKRVKLKAEVPECVILADPVQVRSAFINLLSNALKYSSDKQPVEVEVTLVGTQVRLLVRDQGRGISVEELPHIFDPFFRANNSAGITGHGLGLAMARMLVEKNGGKIHVNSKLGVGSEFWVDWAPAPSESSAKSARETTALVMSESADDKSGTAVVPSRRVLVVDDDAAARAALVRLIAHYPVLGEPVEVGSLAEAIRWLEQNRFELVFLDVQLPDGLGFELVSRMPRGTAIIFSSAYDEYAAKAIEYGPLDYLLKPVRRQQFDHALAKFFSLANHQPTVTPKMSYQVQKVPLPMNDGTHMVPVQQINMVKAYGEYSFAVLTGSKTAMIRKSLAAWEMELPYPDFVRVHRGAIINIHQVERIVRKKNRQIEITIKGDKEPIIASIRLAPRLKKALRCSLEKNCEIERT
- a CDS encoding IS110 family transposase, whose amino-acid sequence is MKNKDKKTKPLGIKDLYAAVDLHGDNGYYCVINDRDECVFEQRLPNDLPKVLKALEPYRERLAKGIAVESTFNWYWLVDGLQAHQYTVQLVNTTQVQTYSGLKSADDQSDAFWLAHLQRLGILPTGYIYPLAQRGARDLLRRRMLLVQQRTAQLLSFKCLIERQTGRMISGNQVKALEPEEVGQWVAGVEVELMGQTSLRMIEFIGTQIRSLEKAAQAKIKLLPDYDRLKQIPGIGEILNLVIMLETGPITRFAGAGQYVSYCRGAKSEKLSNGRKKGENNRKCGNKYLAWAWMEAANFALRYSPEIKQWYQRKLARCGKVVVARKALAAKLAKAAYYMLKNQEAFKLEKLLG
- a CDS encoding LytTR family DNA-binding domain-containing protein, which produces MSSTFSGKDENFEGNGPAPLIGSESAVADVTQAVTHPSALSGGNLHPPSARSVRVLIVDDEPMARMAIRHMIAYSLGKHEPVEASSLAEAVQCLERVHFDLVILDVLLPDGSGFELVPSLPPGTALVFFSAYEEYAAKAAEYAPLEYLPKPVRRLQFERVMEKFRQRPPAAFKVSPRPVCLEHRVALPAHDNVQAVPLHQISVVRARGNGSLVVQLDGNALAVQKTLRDWEEELPYPDFVRVHRGVIINIHQVDQILRLKNRQIQIIANGDRQPIITSIRLAPQFKKAMKAGAAIPAHAA
- a CDS encoding PIG-L family deacetylase, with the protein product MNQVAFAIVAHPDDIEFRIAGTLRLLQQAGWEIHCMNIASGSLGSIEYSAAETRRVRRTEAQAAAKILGAHWHPSLVDDIEIGYDLKTLKRLTAVIREVKPGILFTHPPQDYMEDHTNACRLAVSAAFARGIPNLRTVPSRAAYDGDVTLYHCLPHGMCDQLCRPMIPQCYVNIASVMETKRAALNAHQSQVTWLQATQGMDAFTRFMEADALTAGRRSQKFKYAEGFWKHLHLGYCGETANPLQAALGKNYLVNPKWERLMRDA
- a CDS encoding sialidase family protein, producing the protein MNPRKLAVAVAVMLTGSLGAVRGAVDAAWMDQPPVRETLIIHPEEQRRLLELEAAGVQSIRPLALPEGRFLKGANHHLGWPVGIKIGKTLICAYHQTLKHHGSGPMHDADSSEAVMVRSTDGGTTWSAPADMRQFGINQTPLVLKFGNCFGVLSNKVFFATAYGLYRSADEGLTWELIPGALTQKQTGTTVGGNFGPRMVVHPQKGLMIPVGRERKPEVDVFYSNDEGVTWRHEEVPGTNEIHPLEPTAFYHDGLLIFLSRNHPLPFRFAGQLHTPQRPCMLVSRTGWFPFTHQEISNISSFRWPDTANVDYNPVTKRYEAVVNNRFGGAEAQETDQSQGNTVNLWSISKEDLRAGNSTAWRFESTLLQLTTGRQEWEIDAAHPGGAVMDEANGVQHVFVYAGLFATGKTGIYRITRTLHTDRLRTARLQAGK
- a CDS encoding chondroitinase-B domain-containing protein, which encodes MSGALLLEAAARSTVGNTLIETPKELSKLDDAQPGDVFVLKDGTWKDVVIYVKRGGDAKNAVVLRAQTPGKVRFTGECGVHLTAPYVTLDGFVFSGPHEKNSVVTLRSHNGVLQNCAFVGLKPGKPTTESRWLWFQGPENLVTNCYFTGKNNAGTVVHNDGYRGRSNTVCACLFKDIDFSPVLRQLNPIFNIFGPDETDEDGSFFTIEGNLFDHANGEDQLLVIKSSRNRIVRNTILESRGVINLRDPPRGGRSRHPPQRRRRLRRGPHGRLRGVHGTRPHREARTLRVTDRPGQTGHDEWPDPVLCAGQTGHH